In Nymphaea colorata isolate Beijing-Zhang1983 chromosome 3, ASM883128v2, whole genome shotgun sequence, a genomic segment contains:
- the LOC116250423 gene encoding putative leucine-rich repeat receptor-like serine/threonine-protein kinase At2g24130 encodes MPLTLIISHLLLLLSFHHFTFSLGYCQNHHCSHHDDLFTDRAALLAFKASTFSETNVLSNWTFTDDQDASSICNWIGVTCQDIMLRKRVVNLTLNRKGLRGTISPLISNLSALVTLVLSENELHGVIPYPMSDLKSLKQLSLEGNQLQHRVPDLSSLSGLTYISLANNHFSGEIPRFLFRNCTRLQYLDLSGNKFHGTIPPEIGNSLPVLANLNLYDNLLTGELPASLRNCTCLNGLDIENNDFCGELSADMFCRARSLEYLHLSYNNFRSSEKNTNLAPFFTGLRKCVNLRELELTGIGFRGELPATIGLLLPISLTQLQLGENQLTGELSPSISMLTNLTLLNLSSNLLHGAIPKEIGAMENLERLLLSDNNFTGTIPETMGAMKHLGLLDLSRNMLTGEIPEALSNLTQLRMLYLHGNQLSGPIPATLGKCVNLETLDLSRNRLTGGIPLEVRGLNELKIYLNLSHNLLDGPIPVEISKMDKVQEIDLSYNNLSGNIISQLAYCVGAQSINFSHNLLDGPIPASIGTMQNLLSLDLSFNLLTGDIPVSLQKCTSLRLLNVSYNNLTNMVPSGGPFESLDITSFLHNPLLCGSISGLLRCPKNKRQDFPFLSKKIFALMLATSASATFFVTTICCSVCCSLLKKAVFIARDRIEVGCNLPQPLESKYPRITYAEILEATSSFDSRRLIGTGSYGEVYRAELKDGREVAIKVLKTQGKNSSKSFNRECQVLRNIRHRNLMRIITACSQPDFKALVLPFMAKGNLESHLHPSSDLSLIQRVNICSDVAEGIAYLHHHSPVKVIHCDLKPSNILLNDEMTALVSDFGIARLITSIGEGAATTSDTLPNSTANFVIGSLGYIPPEYGMGKGAATKGDVFSFGILVLEVVTRRKPTDEMFSGGLSLQEWVKRHHYHGLIEDVLDPALLSTGGFESLHGHHHGDPQQRKAHNCRRTWECGVMELMELGLLCTQHSPAARPTMMDAADDLERLKRYLAGDASISFASSHCISSTSSSSTIC; translated from the exons ATGCCTCTTACACTCATCATAAGCCATTTGCTTCTCCTCCTTTCCTTCCACCACTTTACATTCTCTCTGGGCTACTGTCAAAACCACCACTGCAGCCACCATGATGATCTGTTTACCGATAGAGCAGCTCTCCTTGCATTCAAGGCCAGCACCTTCTCTGAAACAAACGTTTTGTCCAATTGGACATTCACAGATGACCAAGATGCTTCATCAATCTGTAATTGGATTGGTGTCACTTGTCAGGACATCATGCTTCGGAAAAGAGTTGTTAACCTCACACTGAATCGCAAAGGTCTGCGGGGCACCATCTCGCCCTTGATCTCCAACCTCTCTGCCCTTGTCACCCTTGTTCTCTCTGAGAATGAACTTCATGGCGTCATCCCTTACCCCATGTCTGACCTCAAAAGTCTGAAGCAACTTAGCCTTGAAGGCAACCAGCTCCAGCACCGAGTTCCTGATCTCTCCAGCCTGTCTGGCCTCACCTACATATCTCTGGCTAACAACCATTTCTCAGGGGAGATACCCCGATTTCTGTTTCGTAATTGCACTCGCTTGCAGTATTTAGACCTCTCAGGAAACAAATTCCATGGCACCATCCCGCCGGAAATTGGGAACAGCTTACCGGTGTTGGCGAATCTCAATTTGTATGACAACCTCTTAACTGGAGAACTTCCTGCCTCCTTGAGGAATTGTACTTGTCTCAATGGGTTGGATATTGAGAACAATGACTTCTGTGGGGAGTTGTCAGCAGATATGTTCTGTAGAGCTAGGAGCCTTGAATATCTGCATCTGTCTTACAACAATTTTAGAAGCAGCGAGAAAAATACCAATCTCGCTCCGTTCTTTACCGGACTCAGGAAGTGCGTCAACCTCAGAGAATTGGAGCTAACTGGCATCGGATTCCGGGGCGAACTTCCGGCTACTATTGGTCTCCTTCTTCCAATTTCTCTAACTCAACTCCAGCTAGGCGAGAACCAGTTGACAGGAGAGCTGTCTCCTAGCATATCAATGCTCACCAACCTGACACTGTTGAACTTGTCAAGTAACCTGCTTCATGGAGCGATTCCTAAAGAAATTGGCGCAATGGAAAACCTAGAAAGGCTGCTTTTGTCTGACAATAACTTCACTGGCACAATTCCGGAGACAATGGGAGCGATGAAACATCTTGGCCTGCTGGATTTGTCTAGAAACATGCTTACGGGGGAGATTCCAGAAGCTCTGTCAAATCTAACACAGTTAAGGATGCTCTACCTTCATGGGAATCAACTGTCAGGACCAATACCTGCAACTCTTGGCAAGTGTGTGAACTTGGAGACCTTGGACTTGTCCCGTAACAGGCTTACTGGAGGGATTCCACTGGAGGTTCGAGGATTGAACGAGCTAAAGATATACTTAAATCTCTCCCACAACCTTCTGGACGGGCCTATTCCTGTTGAGATCAGCAAGATGGACAAGGTCCAAGAGATTGATCTATCATACAATAATCTCTCCGGCAATATAATTTCACAGTTGGCGTACTGTGTAGGAGCTCAATCAATCAATTTTTCTCACAATTTGCTAGATGGTCCAATCCCAGCGTCTATCGGCACAATGCAGAATCTCCTCTCCTTAGATCTGTCTTTCAATCTCTTGACCGGTGACATACCAGTTTCTCTACAGAAGTGCACAAGCCTACGGCTATTGAATGTCTCCTATAACAACCTCACAAACATGGTGCCAAGCGGTGGTCCGTTTGAATCACTAGATATTACCTCATTTCTTCACAACCCTCTGCTCTGTGGATCGATCTCAGGGCTACTGCGTTGCCCAAAGAACAAACGACAGGATTTCCCCTTTCTCAGCAAGAAAATTTTTGCTCTAATGCTGGCCACATCTGCTTCTGCAACGTTCTTCGTGACGACAATTTGTTGTTCTGTTTGCTGTTCTTTGCTGAAGAAGGCTGTCTTCATAGCAAGAGACAGAATTGAAGTCGGGTGTAACTTACCACAGCCACTGGAGTCAAAATATCCAAGAATTACTTATGCTGAAATTTTAGAAGCAACCAGCTCCTTTGATTCAAGGAGATTGATTGGAACAGGGAGTTATGGAGAGGTTTACAGAGCAGAGTTGAAGGATGGAAGAGAAGTAGCTATAAAGGTCTTGAAGACGCAAGGTAAGAACTCGAGCAAGAGTTTTAACAGGGAGTGCCAAGTCCTAAGGAATATCAGACACAGGAATCTGATGAGGATAATTACAGCTTGTAGCCAGCCTGATTTCAAGGCTTTGGTTCTTCCCTTCATGGCTAAAGGGAATTTGGAGAGTCATCTGCATCCAAGCTCAGACTTGAGCTTGATACAGAGAGTGAATATATGCAGTGACGTAGCAGAGGGCATAGCCTACTTGCACCATCATTCCCCTGTTAAGGTCATCCACTGTGACCTGAAGCCCAGCAACATCCTTCTCAACGATGAAATGACTGCCCTTGTATCTGATTTTGGCATCGCTAGGTTGATCACGAGCATCGGAGAAGGAGCCGCCACCACATCAGATACCTTGCCGAATTCCACAGCCAATTTTGTCATAGGCTCTCTTGGCTATATTCCCCCAG AGTATGGTATGGGCAAGGGTGCGGCCACGAAGGGGGATGTGTTCAGCTTCGGGATCTTGGTGCTGGAGGTGGTGACCAGAAGGAAGCCCACGGACGAGATGTTCTCCGGCGGGCTGAGCCTTCAAGAGTGGGTGAAGCGGCACCACTACCACGGCCTCATCGAGGACGTGCTGGACCCAGCACTACTGTCAACAGGAGGGTTCGAGAGTCTGCACGGGCACCATCATGGTGACCCCCAGCAACGAAAAGCCCACAATTGCAGGAGGACGTGGGAATGTGGCGTTATGGAGCTGATGGAGCTAGGCCTCCTCTGCACCCAACATTCTCCAGCAGCTCGCCCCACCATGATGGACGCCGCCGACGATCTGGAGCGGCTCAAGCGCTATCTTGCTGGAGACGCCAGCATCAGCTTCGCCTCTTCCCACTGcatctcctccacctcctcctcctccaccatcTGCTAG
- the LOC116251417 gene encoding EPIDERMAL PATTERNING FACTOR-like protein 4 gives MDLMIRKKLSSKAKHPLLFSIPIFVFAVALLCSDKCHCTDSNSAAGRKNDCYSMDEIGLQENEDVEVSLSSERRSLSGPGSFPPRCTSRCGNCSPCKPVHVAVPPGTPVTTEYYPEAWRCKCGNKLYMP, from the exons ATGGATCTGATGATAAGGAAGAAATTGAGCTCAAAGGCAAAACACCCACTCTTGTTCTCCATCCCCATCTTCGTCTTCGCCGTTGCGTTGCTTTGTTCTGATAAATGTCATTGCACAG ATTCAAACAGTGCTGCTGGGAGGAAGAATGACTGTTATTCCATG GATGAGATCGGATTGCAGGAGAATGAAGACGTAGAAGTTTCTTTGAGCAGCGAAAGAAGAAGCTTGAGTGGACCGGGGTCTTTTCCCCCTCGTTGCACATCAAGATGTGGGAACTGCTCACCATGTAAGCCTGTTCATGTTGCTGTTCCACCAGGCACACCTGTGACCACAGAATACTATCCTGAGGCTTGGCGATGCAAGTGTGGCAACAAACTATACATGCCTTAG